The following proteins are co-located in the Siansivirga zeaxanthinifaciens CC-SAMT-1 genome:
- a CDS encoding toxin-antitoxin system YwqK family antitoxin: MKKLVLFFALLITVVSFAQKEQKRDLKFNKETNLIEVVYYHDNGAVSQTGYYTTDGKLQGEWLSFSADGEKTISGNYDNGKKVGKWFYYTKETVKEVDYNANVIANLKESEVKNKQGI, from the coding sequence ATGAAGAAGTTAGTTTTATTTTTTGCCTTATTAATTACTGTGGTATCTTTTGCTCAAAAAGAACAAAAGAGAGATTTAAAGTTTAACAAAGAAACCAATTTAATAGAGGTTGTTTATTATCATGACAATGGAGCTGTAAGCCAAACAGGTTATTACACTACAGATGGTAAATTACAAGGTGAGTGGTTAAGCTTTTCTGCAGATGGTGAAAAAACGATTTCTGGAAATTATGATAATGGTAAAAAAGTCGGCAAATGGTTTTATTACACAAAAGAAACTGTAAAAGAAGTAGATTATAACGCAAATGTTATAGCTAATTTAAAAGAATCTGAAGTTAAAAACAAGCAGGGCATTTAA
- a CDS encoding porin, whose protein sequence is MKNLKAILIVILVATLQINAQDTAPITENTKKEWFESFKIRGYAQVRYNGLFQTNPDLGCEQCDKSWGGDSQFFFRRIRLVFYGQIHPRIYFYIQPDFANATGGNQQFGQIRDAYFDVGLDPKNEFRFRIGQSKVPFGFENMQSSQNRLPLDRNDGLNSAVKNERDLGIFFYWAPEEIRKRFSMLTREGYKGTGDYGVFGLGVYNGQTANVADLNNKKHVVARLTYPFKMGSQIFEPGIQAYTGQHTIDPDDISDGVQTTDDNTYIDQRLGFTAVLYPKPFGFQAEYNFGRGPEFNKETQAISVEKLHGGYLLLNAKCSIKNQLIYPFTRIQYYNGGKKHELDARSYEVKELELGVEWQPYKNFEIVAMYTFSDRTYEDFINQDNNQKGSLLRLQFQVNF, encoded by the coding sequence ATGAAAAACTTAAAAGCAATTTTAATTGTTATTCTTGTTGCTACACTACAAATTAATGCTCAAGACACTGCTCCTATTACAGAAAACACTAAAAAAGAGTGGTTCGAATCTTTTAAAATAAGAGGCTATGCCCAAGTGAGGTATAACGGTTTGTTTCAAACTAACCCAGACTTAGGCTGCGAACAATGTGACAAATCTTGGGGTGGAGATAGTCAATTTTTCTTCAGACGTATTCGATTGGTTTTTTACGGACAAATTCATCCCAGAATATACTTCTACATTCAGCCCGATTTTGCAAATGCAACTGGCGGAAATCAACAATTTGGACAAATTAGAGACGCCTACTTCGATGTAGGTTTAGATCCAAAAAACGAATTTCGTTTTAGAATTGGACAAAGTAAAGTGCCTTTTGGTTTTGAAAACATGCAATCTAGCCAAAACAGGTTGCCTTTAGACCGTAATGATGGTTTAAATAGTGCTGTGAAAAACGAACGTGATTTAGGGATCTTTTTTTATTGGGCACCTGAAGAGATAAGAAAGCGCTTTTCTATGCTTACTAGAGAGGGCTATAAAGGAACTGGAGATTATGGTGTTTTTGGTTTGGGTGTTTATAATGGTCAAACTGCCAACGTCGCCGATTTGAATAATAAAAAGCATGTGGTAGCTCGATTAACTTATCCATTTAAAATGGGCTCCCAAATTTTTGAACCAGGAATTCAAGCATATACTGGTCAACATACTATAGATCCTGATGATATATCCGATGGCGTTCAAACAACTGATGACAATACATATATAGACCAACGCTTAGGGTTTACAGCTGTTTTATATCCTAAGCCATTTGGTTTTCAAGCTGAATACAATTTTGGTAGAGGTCCTGAATTTAATAAAGAAACCCAAGCCATAAGTGTTGAGAAATTACATGGTGGTTATCTTCTATTAAATGCAAAATGCTCAATTAAAAACCAGTTAATATATCCATTTACTCGAATTCAATACTACAATGGTGGTAAAAAACATGAGTTAGATGCTAGAAGTTATGAAGTAAAAGAATTGGAATTAGGTGTGGAATGGCAACCTTATAAAAACTTTGAAATTGTGGCTATGTATACCTTTTCGGATAGAACTTATGAAGATTTTATTAATCAAGACAACAACCAAAAAGGAAGCTTGTTGCGATTACAATTTCAAGTGAACTTTTAA